In one Nocardioides sp. NBC_00368 genomic region, the following are encoded:
- a CDS encoding Lrp/AsnC family transcriptional regulator, whose amino-acid sequence MTAPEIEATDRKILQLLAEDGRMSYTDLGKATGLSTSAVHQRVKRLEQRGLITGYGATVNYAAIGVPLTAFVAVQPMDPSQPDDCPERVADLHEVEACWSIAGVESYMLKVRVATPEALEELLGRIRSVANVSTRTTIAMYTYYENRPTLTH is encoded by the coding sequence GTGACTGCACCTGAGATCGAGGCCACCGACCGTAAAATCCTCCAGCTTCTCGCGGAGGACGGTCGGATGTCCTACACCGACCTGGGCAAGGCGACCGGCCTGTCGACCTCGGCCGTGCACCAGCGCGTCAAGCGGCTCGAGCAGCGCGGCCTGATCACCGGCTACGGCGCCACCGTCAACTACGCCGCCATCGGCGTGCCCCTGACCGCGTTCGTCGCGGTGCAGCCCATGGACCCGTCCCAGCCCGACGACTGCCCCGAGCGCGTCGCCGACCTCCACGAGGTGGAGGCCTGCTGGTCGATCGCGGGCGTGGAGTCCTACATGCTCAAGGTGCGGGTGGCGACCCCTGAGGCGCTCGAGGAGCTGCTCGGCCGGATCCGCTCGGTCGCCAACGTGTCCACGAGGACGACCATCGCGATGTACACCTACTACGAGAACCGCCCGACCCTGACCCACTGA
- a CDS encoding KamA family radical SAM protein, protein MTATIEPTTRDGQPYAYQRVELVEPDWTRFPGWADVTEEQWRDVQWQRVNCIKNVRQLRALMGDLLDERFYADLEKDMAERATMSMLVPPQMVNTMVPTGASAGEEFTAAFYADPIRHYMIPVFSDRRTDWPSHPQASRDSLHEHDMWVAEGLTHRYPTKVLAELLSTCPQYCGHCTRMDLVGNSTPVIDKLKLTGKPVDRHEAMLEYLRNTPQVRDVVVSGGDVANLPWPRLEDFLTKLMEIDNIRDIRLATKGLVGLPQHWLQEPLLEGMSRVTSIARERGVSLAVHTHANHANSVTPLVAEASKALMAAGVRDVRNQGVLLAGVNADSHSLLDLCFRLLDGAQIMPYYFYMCDMIPFSEHWRVSVADAQRMQHDIMGYLPGFATPRIVCDVPFVGKRWVHQLADYDTERGISYWTKNYRTSIEASDAEALTRTYEYYDPIHTLPESGQEWWRTHAK, encoded by the coding sequence ATGACGGCAACCATCGAGCCCACTACCCGAGACGGACAGCCCTACGCCTACCAGCGTGTCGAGCTGGTCGAGCCCGACTGGACCCGGTTCCCGGGGTGGGCCGACGTGACCGAGGAGCAGTGGCGCGACGTGCAGTGGCAGCGCGTCAACTGCATCAAGAACGTGCGCCAGCTGCGTGCCCTGATGGGCGATCTTCTCGACGAGCGGTTCTACGCCGACCTCGAGAAGGACATGGCCGAGCGCGCGACCATGTCGATGCTCGTGCCGCCCCAGATGGTCAACACCATGGTTCCCACGGGCGCGTCGGCCGGCGAGGAGTTCACCGCCGCCTTCTACGCGGACCCGATCCGTCACTACATGATCCCGGTCTTCTCCGACCGCCGCACAGACTGGCCCTCCCACCCGCAGGCGAGCCGCGACTCGCTGCACGAGCACGACATGTGGGTCGCCGAGGGGCTGACCCACCGCTACCCGACCAAGGTGCTCGCCGAGCTGCTCTCCACCTGCCCGCAGTATTGCGGCCACTGCACCCGGATGGACCTGGTCGGCAACTCGACCCCGGTCATCGACAAGCTCAAGCTCACCGGCAAGCCGGTCGACCGCCACGAGGCGATGCTCGAATATCTCCGCAACACCCCGCAGGTGCGTGACGTGGTCGTCTCCGGCGGCGACGTCGCCAACCTGCCCTGGCCGCGGCTCGAGGACTTCCTCACCAAGCTGATGGAGATCGACAACATCCGCGACATCCGGCTGGCCACCAAGGGTCTGGTCGGGCTCCCCCAGCACTGGCTGCAGGAGCCGCTCCTGGAGGGGATGAGCAGGGTGACCAGCATCGCCCGCGAGCGCGGTGTCTCACTGGCCGTCCACACCCACGCCAACCACGCCAACTCGGTCACGCCCCTGGTCGCCGAGGCGTCCAAGGCGCTGATGGCGGCCGGGGTTCGGGACGTACGCAACCAGGGTGTGCTGCTCGCCGGCGTCAACGCCGACAGCCACTCGCTGCTCGATCTCTGCTTCCGCCTGCTCGACGGCGCCCAGATCATGCCCTACTACTTCTACATGTGCGACATGATCCCGTTCTCGGAGCACTGGCGCGTCTCGGTCGCCGACGCCCAGCGGATGCAGCACGACATCATGGGCTACCTGCCCGGGTTCGCCACCCCGCGCATCGTGTGCGACGTACCTTTCGTCGGCAAGCGCTGGGTCCACCAGCTCGCCGACTACGACACCGAGCGCGGCATCTCCTACTGGACCAAGAACTACCGCACCTCGATCGAGGCCTCGGACGCGGAGGCGCTGACCAGGACCTACGAGTACTACGACCCGATCCACACGCTGCCCGAGTCGGGCCAGGAGTGGTGGCGCACCCACGCGAAGTGA
- a CDS encoding L-erythro-3,5-diaminohexanoate dehydrogenase, giving the protein MTTSDPTGLHRVLDEPVAGSLPLPQAARRLDTRKTLWPDEVRIRVERLNLDAASFRQLESAHDGDGDAVRREVLDIVADRGKMQNPVTGSGGMLVGVVEEVGPESPLGLKAGDRVATLVSLTLTPLVIEDGLAGWGGDSEQVPCDGYAILFGRSIAAVLPDDLAPELALSVMDVCGAPALTRRVVSERYKDGVVAVIGGGGKSGSLSLAAARDAGARHLIGIVPTETEASRLREADLADEVVVADARNPVALRDAVAKAGGPADVTVVCVDVPGCEGGAILATADRGTVIFFSMATSFSAAALGAEGLAADVTMLVGNGYVPGHAVYALDLLRADAGVRALFEGRLAQ; this is encoded by the coding sequence ATGACCACTTCTGACCCGACAGGCCTGCACCGGGTGCTCGATGAGCCGGTGGCCGGCTCGTTGCCGCTGCCTCAGGCGGCGCGAAGACTCGACACCCGAAAGACCTTGTGGCCCGACGAGGTGCGGATCCGGGTCGAGCGGCTGAACCTCGACGCCGCCTCCTTCCGGCAGCTCGAGTCCGCGCACGACGGCGACGGTGACGCCGTACGCCGGGAGGTGCTCGACATCGTCGCCGACCGCGGCAAGATGCAGAACCCGGTGACCGGCTCGGGCGGGATGCTCGTCGGCGTGGTCGAGGAGGTCGGCCCGGAATCCCCGCTGGGATTGAAGGCCGGCGACCGGGTCGCGACCCTCGTGTCGCTGACGCTGACGCCGCTGGTGATCGAGGACGGGCTCGCCGGATGGGGCGGTGACTCCGAGCAGGTGCCGTGCGACGGCTACGCCATCCTGTTCGGCCGCTCCATCGCAGCGGTCCTTCCCGACGATCTCGCCCCCGAGCTGGCGCTGTCGGTGATGGACGTGTGCGGTGCCCCGGCGCTGACCCGCAGGGTCGTCTCGGAGCGCTACAAGGACGGCGTCGTCGCCGTCATCGGTGGCGGCGGCAAGTCCGGGTCGCTGTCGCTGGCCGCGGCCCGTGACGCCGGAGCCCGCCATCTGATCGGCATCGTCCCGACCGAGACCGAGGCATCACGACTTCGCGAGGCAGACCTCGCGGACGAGGTCGTCGTCGCCGACGCCCGCAACCCGGTGGCCCTGCGCGACGCGGTCGCCAAGGCCGGCGGCCCTGCCGACGTCACCGTCGTCTGCGTCGACGTGCCTGGCTGCGAGGGCGGCGCCATCCTCGCCACCGCCGACCGGGGCACCGTCATCTTCTTCTCGATGGCCACCTCCTTCTCCGCCGCCGCGCTCGGCGCCGAGGGCCTCGCCGCCGACGTCACGATGCTGGTCGGCAACGGCTACGTCCCGGGCCACGCGGTCTACGCGCTGGATCTTCTCCGTGCCGATGCCGGGGTCCGGGCACTGTTCGAGGGGAGACTGGCCCAGTGA
- a CDS encoding lysine 5,6-aminomutase subunit alpha, whose protein sequence is MRLDLDPHTIARARELATRAGEPIVEMAKRHTTVAVERATLRLAGLAGADPDGTPWVNHLVDAVRADVGLEHGIALPVWHALAAHNNDLARLAEEAAAGQVTFRLPEGAEAELAAKHAREAVGVGIARLDASRVARERMIAEIGDAPRKPWIYLIVATGDIYEDIPQAQAAAREGADIIAVIRSTGQSLLDYVPEGATREGFAGTYATQENFRLMRAALDETSRELGRYVRLTNYASGLCMPEIAALAGMERLDMMLNDSMYGILFRDINPVRTFVDQRLSRQIHARAGIIINTGEDNYLTTADAVEAAHTVTTSQLLNEYFAKEAGLEDWQLGLGHAFEINPDVPDSFRLELAHALLAKTIFPDAPLKWMPPTRHMTGDIFKGYLLDGFFNLAGAMTDQGILLVGMMTEAVVTPWLSDRDLALQNVRYVMDAAGRLGEDFHPAPDGFIANRAREVLGESIDLLGKIIDEPNGLLDAIADGTFGLMKRPADAGKGLEGVAEKSEAYYNPASDILEGK, encoded by the coding sequence GTGAGACTCGACCTGGACCCACACACCATCGCCCGTGCCCGCGAGCTGGCCACCCGTGCCGGGGAGCCGATCGTGGAGATGGCCAAGCGGCACACCACCGTCGCGGTGGAGCGAGCCACGCTGCGGCTGGCCGGCCTCGCCGGCGCCGACCCGGACGGCACCCCCTGGGTGAACCATCTGGTCGACGCGGTGCGTGCCGACGTCGGCCTGGAGCACGGCATCGCCCTGCCGGTGTGGCACGCACTGGCCGCCCACAACAACGACCTGGCCCGCCTCGCCGAGGAGGCGGCCGCCGGTCAGGTGACCTTCCGCCTGCCCGAGGGCGCCGAGGCCGAGCTGGCCGCGAAGCACGCCCGCGAGGCGGTCGGGGTCGGGATCGCCCGGCTCGACGCCAGCCGGGTGGCACGTGAGCGGATGATCGCCGAGATCGGCGACGCACCCCGCAAGCCCTGGATCTACCTGATCGTCGCGACCGGCGACATCTACGAGGACATCCCGCAGGCGCAGGCGGCCGCCCGCGAGGGCGCCGACATCATCGCGGTCATCCGCTCGACCGGCCAGTCGCTCCTCGACTACGTGCCCGAGGGCGCCACCCGAGAGGGTTTCGCCGGGACGTACGCGACGCAGGAGAACTTCCGGCTCATGCGTGCGGCCCTCGACGAGACGAGCCGCGAGCTCGGCCGCTACGTACGGCTCACCAACTACGCGAGCGGGCTGTGCATGCCCGAGATCGCGGCGCTGGCCGGCATGGAGCGTCTCGACATGATGCTCAACGACTCGATGTACGGGATCCTGTTCCGCGACATCAACCCGGTGCGTACGTTCGTCGACCAGCGGCTCTCCCGCCAGATCCACGCACGGGCGGGCATCATCATCAACACCGGCGAGGACAACTACCTCACCACCGCCGACGCGGTCGAGGCGGCGCACACCGTGACCACCTCGCAGCTGCTCAACGAGTACTTCGCCAAGGAGGCCGGACTCGAGGACTGGCAGCTGGGCCTCGGCCACGCCTTCGAGATCAACCCGGACGTACCGGACTCGTTCCGGCTCGAGCTCGCGCACGCGCTGCTGGCGAAGACGATCTTCCCCGACGCTCCGCTGAAGTGGATGCCGCCGACGCGGCACATGACCGGCGACATCTTCAAGGGCTACCTGCTCGACGGGTTCTTCAACCTCGCCGGCGCGATGACCGACCAGGGCATCCTGCTGGTGGGGATGATGACCGAGGCGGTCGTGACGCCCTGGCTCTCCGACCGCGACCTGGCCCTGCAGAACGTCCGGTACGTGATGGACGCGGCCGGGCGTCTCGGCGAGGACTTCCACCCGGCTCCCGACGGGTTCATCGCCAACCGGGCCCGCGAGGTGCTGGGGGAGTCGATCGACCTGCTCGGGAAGATCATAGACGAGCCCAACGGGCTCCTGGACGCCATCGCCGACGGCACCTTCGGCCTGATGAAGCGCCCCGCCGACGCCGGCAAGGGCCTGGAGGGCGTGGCCGAGAAGTCCGAGGCGTACTACAACCCGGCCAGCGACATCTTGGAGGGAAAGTGA
- a CDS encoding OAM dimerization domain-containing protein: MTIIRPYGDTTGDGMVQVSFTLPIKHSKVADGAALQLANKMGMEPAMVVHSKPMGDDFTFFVVYGQVNHLVDTDKVQVVERDFPLLTPKEANAVIKETLRRPMVVVGACIGTDAHTVGIDAILNIKGFAGEKGLEYYKEIEVVNLGAQVSVPSLVDAAVTRRADAVLVSQVVTQRDAHLLNTREMSAAFREAYPAGERPLLVVGGPRFDESMTGELGVDRIFGRGTTPAEVASYLVHRTTAKEPAA, encoded by the coding sequence GTGACCATCATCAGGCCGTACGGCGACACCACCGGAGACGGGATGGTGCAGGTCTCCTTCACGCTGCCGATCAAGCACAGCAAGGTCGCCGACGGTGCCGCGCTGCAGCTGGCCAACAAGATGGGCATGGAGCCGGCGATGGTCGTCCACTCCAAGCCGATGGGCGACGACTTCACCTTCTTCGTCGTCTACGGGCAGGTGAACCACCTCGTCGACACCGACAAGGTGCAGGTCGTCGAGCGCGACTTCCCGCTGCTGACGCCCAAGGAGGCCAACGCGGTGATCAAGGAGACGCTGCGGCGGCCCATGGTCGTGGTCGGCGCCTGCATCGGCACCGACGCCCACACCGTCGGCATCGACGCGATCCTCAACATCAAGGGGTTCGCGGGGGAGAAGGGGCTGGAGTACTACAAGGAGATCGAGGTCGTGAACCTCGGCGCCCAGGTCTCCGTGCCGTCGCTGGTGGACGCCGCCGTCACCCGGCGCGCCGATGCCGTGCTCGTCTCCCAGGTCGTCACTCAGCGCGACGCCCACCTGCTCAACACCCGGGAGATGTCCGCCGCGTTCCGCGAGGCCTATCCGGCAGGGGAGCGGCCGCTGCTCGTCGTCGGCGGGCCCCGGTTCGACGAGTCGATGACCGGTGAGCTCGGCGTCGACCGTATCTTCGGCCGCGGCACCACCCCCGCCGAGGTCGCCTCCTATCTCGTCCACCGCACCACCGCCAAGGAGCCCGCCGCATGA
- a CDS encoding hotdog domain-containing protein produces MTSPETGPAIGTKVVHRRYVPYSHAHYAGNLVDGAYSLGLFGDVATEMCILTDGDEGLFASYDEVQFKAPVRAGDVLEITCELTKAGRRSRVMEFAVYVVARGAATEDRPGAAAMLDQPILATSARGTVVVP; encoded by the coding sequence ATGACGTCACCCGAGACCGGGCCCGCGATCGGGACCAAGGTCGTCCACCGCCGCTACGTGCCCTACTCCCACGCCCACTACGCCGGCAACCTGGTCGACGGCGCCTACAGCCTGGGCCTCTTCGGCGACGTCGCGACCGAGATGTGCATCCTCACCGACGGCGACGAAGGCCTCTTCGCCTCCTACGACGAGGTGCAGTTCAAGGCGCCGGTGCGCGCCGGGGACGTCCTCGAGATCACCTGCGAGCTGACCAAGGCCGGCCGACGGTCCCGAGTGATGGAGTTCGCCGTGTACGTCGTGGCCCGCGGCGCCGCCACCGAGGACCGTCCCGGTGCCGCCGCGATGCTGGACCAGCCGATCCTCGCCACCTCTGCACGCGGTACTGTCGTCGTTCCCTGA
- a CDS encoding polyprenol monophosphomannose synthase: MTNEQLPPWTEIGRAVMVIPTYNEADNLAWIVGRLRKAQPRVDVLVVDDGSPDGTGTIANELADNDEQIHVLHRTEKAGLGAAYLHGFGWALEQGYDVVGEMDADGSHQPEELHLLLEALTSADLVIGARWVRGGSVVNWPLSRRLLSVGGNFYVRLLLGIGVHDATAGYRLFRRTTLEKLQLNSVESTGYVFQTEMVTRTLRAGLTVKEVPIQFIERVRGESKMSPAVAAESMRRVTRWGLAERREQLLWLLRRFGLERLVGGRR, encoded by the coding sequence GTGACGAACGAGCAGCTTCCACCCTGGACCGAGATCGGCCGGGCGGTGATGGTGATCCCGACCTACAACGAGGCGGACAACCTCGCCTGGATCGTGGGGCGGCTGCGCAAGGCGCAGCCCCGCGTTGACGTACTCGTCGTCGACGACGGCTCGCCCGACGGCACCGGCACGATCGCCAACGAGCTCGCGGACAACGACGAGCAGATCCATGTGCTGCACCGCACCGAGAAGGCCGGTCTGGGGGCTGCGTACCTCCACGGGTTCGGGTGGGCGCTCGAGCAGGGCTACGACGTCGTGGGGGAGATGGACGCCGACGGCTCCCACCAGCCCGAGGAGCTTCACCTGCTGCTGGAGGCGCTGACCTCCGCCGACCTGGTGATCGGCGCCCGCTGGGTCCGCGGCGGCTCGGTGGTCAACTGGCCGCTGTCGCGACGCCTGCTCTCGGTCGGCGGCAACTTCTACGTCCGGCTCCTGCTCGGCATCGGCGTCCACGACGCCACCGCCGGCTACCGTCTCTTCCGGCGTACGACGCTCGAGAAGCTGCAGCTGAACAGCGTCGAGTCGACCGGCTACGTCTTCCAGACCGAGATGGTGACGCGTACGCTGCGGGCCGGCCTCACCGTCAAGGAGGTCCCGATCCAGTTCATCGAGCGGGTCCGGGGCGAGTCGAAGATGAGTCCCGCGGTCGCAGCCGAGTCGATGCGCCGAGTGACCCGCTGGGGCCTGGCCGAGCGCCGGGAGCAGCTGCTCTGGCTGCTGCGCCGCTTCGGGCTGGAGCGTCTCGTGGGAGGCCGTCGATGA
- a CDS encoding FxsA family protein: MTTRRRRLSWVLVLLFLVMPLAELFVLIQVGQVIGVWWTILLLIADSIFGAWLMRREGARAWSALTTALSSGKLPSNEIADGALILLGGALMLSPGFVTDIFGIVLILPFTRPFFRRILATLVQKRLVTATMPSTFGPGARPRNDDIVTGEVIDKDNIA; the protein is encoded by the coding sequence ATGACGACGCGACGCCGCAGGCTCTCCTGGGTGCTGGTGCTGCTGTTCCTGGTGATGCCGCTGGCCGAGCTTTTCGTGCTCATCCAGGTCGGTCAGGTCATCGGCGTGTGGTGGACGATCCTGCTGCTGATCGCCGACTCGATCTTCGGCGCCTGGCTGATGCGCCGGGAGGGCGCCCGTGCCTGGTCCGCACTGACCACGGCCCTCTCCTCGGGCAAGTTGCCGTCCAACGAGATCGCCGACGGCGCGCTTATCCTGCTCGGCGGCGCGCTGATGCTCAGCCCGGGGTTCGTGACCGACATCTTCGGCATCGTGCTGATCCTGCCGTTCACCCGGCCCTTCTTCCGGAGGATCCTGGCCACGCTCGTGCAGAAGCGCCTGGTCACCGCCACGATGCCCTCCACCTTCGGTCCGGGTGCTCGGCCCCGCAACGACGACATCGTCACCGGCGAGGTCATCGACAAGGACAACATCGCCTAG
- a CDS encoding RNA polymerase-binding protein RbpA: protein MAERTLRGARLGGQSFEDERGIEFAGRQQVAYRCPQGHDFEITMSDEAEVPAIWECPRCGMEALNLSGAKPEEKAEKPARTHWDMLLERRSEKELEDILKERLDLLRGGEIGPAHLHRKGPGKKKANA from the coding sequence ATGGCCGAGCGCACGTTGCGCGGCGCCCGACTGGGCGGACAAAGTTTTGAGGACGAACGCGGCATCGAGTTCGCGGGCCGCCAGCAGGTGGCCTACCGGTGCCCGCAGGGCCACGACTTCGAGATCACGATGTCGGACGAGGCCGAGGTTCCGGCGATCTGGGAGTGCCCGCGCTGCGGGATGGAGGCTCTCAACCTCTCCGGTGCCAAGCCCGAGGAGAAGGCCGAGAAGCCGGCGCGTACGCACTGGGACATGCTCCTGGAGCGGCGCTCGGAGAAGGAGCTCGAGGACATCCTCAAGGAGCGCCTCGACCTGCTCCGCGGCGGCGAGATCGGCCCGGCTCACCTGCACCGCAAGGGACCGGGCAAGAAGAAGGCCAACGCCTGA
- a CDS encoding MFS transporter — MTTSAGIGDFRPVERAREQKGWFFTDWAVSAFQTTVAGVLFAPYLIEIAKAAAVDNRIDVLGLSIAPGALPSYVITFSTLLSALIYPLVGAIADRTSRKPDLMVGFAWAGALCAALLFFMTGDNWWFGSIMFIIANLCAGAAVVVSDSILPLISTENERDRVSSIGWAYGYAGGGLLLAVNFLLVTFADPLGLGTALAVRISMLSAGLWWAGFIIIPWRRIRRHEPADVEDVSGGVVARSFGQLFVTLKELPHYPVALTFLLAYLFFNDGIQTVISSASTYGVEELGFETGTMLGIYLLVQFVAVGGAIFFGRLAKSFGAKRVILGGLGGWMLIVVVAYFVPEKSLAPLLVVAVGIGLVMGGTQALARSYFSLFIPAGKEAEYFSLYHAMDRGTSWLGTLVFGLVYQLTDSYRPAILALIAFFVLGGALLALVNTAKGIEQAGNRAPERV; from the coding sequence GTGACCACATCAGCCGGGATCGGCGACTTCAGGCCTGTCGAGCGGGCGCGGGAGCAGAAGGGCTGGTTCTTCACCGACTGGGCCGTCTCCGCCTTCCAGACGACGGTCGCCGGGGTGCTGTTCGCGCCCTACCTGATCGAGATCGCGAAGGCCGCCGCCGTCGACAACCGCATCGACGTGCTGGGCCTCTCGATCGCGCCGGGTGCGCTGCCGTCGTACGTCATCACCTTCTCCACACTTCTCTCGGCCCTCATCTACCCGCTCGTCGGTGCGATAGCCGACCGCACCTCCCGCAAACCGGACCTGATGGTCGGGTTCGCCTGGGCCGGCGCGCTCTGTGCGGCGCTGCTGTTCTTCATGACCGGGGACAACTGGTGGTTCGGGTCGATCATGTTCATCATCGCCAACCTGTGCGCGGGTGCGGCCGTGGTGGTCAGCGACTCGATCCTGCCGCTGATCTCCACCGAGAACGAGCGCGACCGGGTCTCCTCCATCGGCTGGGCCTACGGCTACGCGGGCGGCGGGCTGCTGCTCGCGGTCAACTTCCTCCTGGTCACCTTCGCCGACCCGCTCGGGCTCGGCACGGCGCTGGCGGTGCGGATCTCGATGCTCTCGGCCGGGTTGTGGTGGGCGGGCTTCATCATCATCCCGTGGCGCCGGATCCGCCGGCACGAGCCCGCCGACGTGGAGGACGTCTCCGGTGGCGTGGTGGCTCGTTCCTTCGGCCAGCTGTTCGTGACCCTCAAGGAGCTGCCGCACTACCCGGTGGCGCTGACCTTCCTGCTGGCCTACCTCTTCTTCAACGACGGCATCCAGACGGTGATCAGCTCGGCGTCGACCTACGGCGTGGAGGAGCTCGGCTTCGAGACCGGCACGATGCTCGGCATCTATCTGCTGGTGCAGTTCGTCGCCGTCGGCGGCGCGATCTTCTTCGGCCGACTGGCCAAGAGCTTCGGCGCCAAGCGGGTGATCCTCGGCGGTCTGGGCGGCTGGATGCTCATCGTGGTCGTGGCCTACTTCGTGCCGGAGAAGAGCCTCGCACCGCTGCTCGTCGTGGCGGTCGGCATCGGGCTGGTCATGGGCGGCACCCAGGCGCTGGCGCGGTCCTACTTCTCGCTGTTCATCCCCGCGGGCAAGGAGGCCGAGTACTTCAGCCTCTACCACGCCATGGACCGCGGCACCTCCTGGCTCGGCACGCTGGTCTTCGGCCTCGTCTACCAGCTCACCGACTCCTACCGGCCCGCGATCCTGGCGCTGATCGCCTTCTTCGTCCTCGGTGGCGCTCTGCTGGCGCTGGTGAACACCGCCAAGGGCATCGAGCAGGCTGGCAACCGGGCGCCCGAGCGGGTCTGA
- a CDS encoding glycerophosphodiester phosphodiesterase, producing MKEQQRRVRAYAHRGGALHPDLVGMENTMEAFRHAVELGYTHLETDVHVTRDGVLLAFHDEALDRVTDVSGLIAEMTYAEVQAARIGGQHGVPSLAELFEAFPGVTFNIDLKSDGAVGALAELLAATDREDTVIVGSFSARRIREFRRLTEGRVRTSANPREVLAYVLAPTAGIARRLAGGRFDAFQIPHRQRLIGPLSVRVASRGLVRRAHKAGKEVHVWTIDDPVEMKRLIERDVDGLMTDRTDVLKAFLEERGLWEAEPSHAEPPRAEPTDEAESVEHGEEPEK from the coding sequence GTGAAGGAGCAGCAACGACGCGTACGCGCCTACGCGCACCGTGGTGGAGCGCTCCATCCCGACCTGGTCGGGATGGAGAACACCATGGAGGCGTTCCGGCATGCGGTGGAGCTCGGCTACACCCATCTCGAGACCGACGTGCACGTCACCCGCGACGGCGTCCTGCTCGCCTTCCACGACGAAGCGCTCGACCGGGTCACCGACGTCAGCGGCCTGATCGCGGAGATGACGTACGCCGAGGTGCAGGCTGCCCGCATCGGCGGTCAGCACGGTGTGCCGTCCTTGGCCGAGCTCTTCGAGGCGTTCCCCGGGGTCACCTTCAACATCGATCTCAAGTCCGACGGGGCGGTCGGTGCGCTGGCCGAGCTCCTCGCGGCGACCGATCGCGAGGACACGGTCATCGTCGGCTCGTTCTCGGCCCGCCGGATCAGGGAGTTCCGCCGCCTGACCGAGGGGCGCGTGCGGACCTCGGCGAATCCTCGGGAGGTGCTGGCCTATGTGCTGGCCCCGACCGCCGGGATAGCCAGGCGGCTCGCGGGCGGACGGTTCGACGCCTTCCAGATCCCACACCGTCAGCGCCTCATCGGCCCGCTGTCCGTCCGAGTGGCATCGCGTGGGCTGGTGCGCCGCGCCCACAAGGCCGGCAAGGAGGTCCACGTCTGGACCATCGACGACCCGGTCGAGATGAAGCGGCTGATCGAGCGCGACGTCGACGGCCTGATGACCGACCGCACCGACGTACTGAAAGCGTTCCTGGAGGAGCGTGGCCTGTGGGAGGCTGAGCCGTCTCACGCTGAGCCGCCTCGGGCTGAGCCCACCGACGAGGCCGAATCCGTAGAGCATGGCGAGGAGCCCGAGAAGTGA